In Duganella zoogloeoides, a single genomic region encodes these proteins:
- a CDS encoding sigma-70 family RNA polymerase sigma factor — translation MDVSVESLYREHRPWLTGWLRARLGHCSDRAADFAQDTFVRILQSGACVADVTQPRSYLATIARGLMIDHFRRHDIEQAYLAELALVPSALQPSLEERAILLETLLTIDRLLADLGPKVRQAFLLAQVEGLDQATIAAQLGVSVSSVKKYMQQAVVQCLKCL, via the coding sequence GTGGATGTCAGTGTAGAAAGTCTGTATCGCGAGCACCGGCCGTGGCTGACTGGCTGGCTGCGTGCGCGCCTTGGACACTGCTCCGACCGCGCTGCCGACTTTGCGCAGGATACTTTCGTGCGCATCCTGCAATCGGGCGCCTGCGTGGCCGACGTGACGCAGCCGCGTTCGTACCTGGCTACCATCGCGCGTGGCCTGATGATCGATCATTTCCGCCGCCACGACATCGAGCAGGCCTACCTGGCCGAGCTGGCGCTGGTACCGTCCGCGCTGCAACCATCGCTCGAGGAGCGCGCCATCCTGCTTGAAACCCTGCTCACCATCGACCGCCTGCTGGCCGACCTGGGCCCCAAGGTGCGCCAGGCCTTCCTGCTGGCGCAGGTGGAGGGACTGGACCAGGCCACGATTGCCGCGCAACTCGGGGTGTCGGTGAGCAGCGTCAAAAAATATATGCAGCAGGCGGTGGTGCAATGCCTGAAGTGCCTGTGA
- a CDS encoding FecR domain-containing protein, translating to MPEVPVMTSAPSTAAADLPLEAAADWFLLLAEDDSSENRRRWQRWHDADPSNRWAWEKVEKLQSLLAAAPRQAPHVFHQTDRKQAERQSHGTRRQVLAMLGVIATGAIGYRLASSWQSAPDVPHIEWIVAAKGERREVALPDGGRLWLASGTRVGIAYDANHRDLYLTAGVLQLTSGRDPQGRTLRILARDGVIRPLGTRLTVSLFDTHTVLAVQQSAADAQPLSGSRVRVEAGQRVLFSKTASARPETALFPEDAWTRGLLTALNMPLTEFAERFALYSGQRIEVAPALAVRRVSGTFRIDAAERSLHTLADGLGLRLDQAGDGWRLRPR from the coding sequence ATGCCTGAAGTGCCTGTGATGACGTCAGCGCCGTCCACCGCCGCCGCCGACTTGCCGCTGGAAGCGGCGGCCGACTGGTTCCTGCTGCTGGCCGAGGATGACTCGTCCGAGAACCGCCGGCGCTGGCAGCGCTGGCACGACGCCGATCCGTCCAATCGCTGGGCGTGGGAAAAAGTGGAAAAGCTGCAAAGCCTGCTGGCGGCGGCGCCGCGCCAGGCGCCGCACGTATTCCACCAGACCGACCGCAAGCAGGCCGAACGCCAGAGCCACGGCACCCGGCGCCAGGTCCTCGCCATGCTGGGCGTGATCGCCACCGGCGCCATCGGCTACCGGCTGGCGTCCAGCTGGCAAAGCGCGCCGGATGTGCCGCACATCGAATGGATCGTCGCCGCCAAAGGCGAGCGGCGTGAAGTGGCCTTGCCTGACGGCGGCCGCTTGTGGCTCGCGTCCGGCACCCGGGTGGGAATCGCCTACGATGCCAATCACCGCGACCTGTACCTGACCGCCGGCGTGCTGCAACTGACCAGCGGGCGCGATCCGCAGGGCCGCACGCTGCGCATCCTGGCGCGCGACGGCGTGATCCGGCCGCTGGGCACGCGCCTGACCGTGAGCCTGTTCGACACCCACACCGTGCTGGCAGTACAGCAAAGCGCGGCCGACGCGCAACCGCTGTCCGGCTCGCGGGTGCGGGTGGAAGCGGGGCAGCGCGTGCTGTTTTCCAAAACCGCCAGCGCCCGCCCGGAAACCGCGCTGTTCCCGGAAGACGCCTGGACCCGGGGCCTGCTCACCGCGCTCAATATGCCGCTGACCGAATTTGCCGAGCGCTTCGCGCTGTACTCGGGCCAGCGCATCGAAGTGGCGCCGGCGCTGGCGGTGCGACGCGTCTCCGGTACCTTCCGCATCGACGCCGCCGAGCGCTCGCTGCACACCCTGGCCGACGGCCTCGGGCTGCGCCTGGACCAGGCCGGCGACGGCTGGCGCCTGCGGCCGAGATGA
- a CDS encoding TonB-dependent receptor, with translation MNLVLQSAVTGRARNRQLRIRPLLAALLSAGILLPATVAMAADGDAGRSQPAKTYAIASAPLADVLNRYAAEAGVVLVFDAGQLGGAQSKGLQGKYDVQGGFQALLAGTKYDAVMNKSGGFVLRERPAAAAARGDKTAGAEPESTLQPIHVQASSLGTVERLDREMISNAAAVNGDMTSMLRINPNVQFDDALLSSATGGEIAPAEISIHGAKAYQNEILLDGVSISNDIDPGNKITTTSPDLIPGSAQSLAVDASILCDIEVLDSNVSAEYGRFVGGVIKSRVCAARKQFGGKVAIGYTSSSWSKLLIDPAREQEFEESSNADLQPRFKKWTYKTTAEARFGDAWGVLVSGVRRTSEIPLNRFTTSNEGTTVSREVTQKREQDTLVVKADYTPATGIHKGEMTLAYAPSNNSYFIENYRDSDYTIKSGGLNLSGRIESRYDLATVTNQLSWSRNKQSRRGEADTYMNWRWSADKNWGDPTLGVNPMSGEGAQGDVDQEIKTAEYKLRAAFTPFNTGPVRHRVASGLELRNQEGTYARLKTQYNYSTVSSLPATGIMARCLGTDGITDTVACSAAPSRQGVGQYFRTEIVYNVGAIDVKAHSSSAYLEDEATWGDFSLRAGMRGDRDSLIGKTNIAPRVKLGWQASDVLALDLGANRYYGRNLFAFAMQEKVNALKTQRTRSSSSLVWGAPTTTKPSNRLEDMDSPYDDELTAGLTYESDLLAGPLSVRYTHRDGNDQIVRVSRTNQSDCANNSCFIFTNNGQSTTRDITVSWSNARAFKILKSANRFWVAVNKSDTKANYSTYAASYSTAMLNDALVMYDGTVMRYSDIPAANYNRPWTARLGAMTTLPAQHLTINNMLRVRGGFEQILQRGSAVVDGVSLVNFERTNMPRSVALDTVIRWTPRIYKRQELEVKLTIENITNHKNMIAVNDTYASYERGRTIALEIGYDF, from the coding sequence ATGAACCTTGTCCTCCAGAGTGCCGTCACAGGCCGAGCGCGCAATCGTCAACTGCGTATCCGCCCCTTGCTGGCCGCCTTGCTCAGCGCCGGCATCCTGCTGCCGGCCACCGTGGCGATGGCTGCCGATGGCGATGCGGGGCGCAGCCAGCCCGCCAAAACCTACGCCATCGCTTCCGCGCCGCTGGCCGATGTGCTCAACCGCTACGCCGCCGAAGCGGGCGTGGTGCTGGTGTTCGACGCCGGCCAGCTCGGTGGCGCCCAGTCGAAAGGCTTGCAGGGCAAGTACGATGTGCAGGGCGGCTTTCAGGCGCTGTTGGCCGGTACCAAATACGATGCGGTGATGAACAAGTCGGGCGGCTTCGTGCTGCGCGAACGCCCGGCCGCTGCCGCTGCGCGCGGCGACAAGACGGCAGGCGCCGAACCCGAATCGACGCTGCAGCCGATCCACGTGCAGGCGTCCTCGCTGGGGACGGTGGAACGGCTCGACCGCGAAATGATCAGCAATGCCGCCGCCGTCAACGGCGACATGACCAGCATGTTGCGCATTAATCCGAATGTGCAGTTCGACGACGCGCTGCTGTCATCGGCGACCGGCGGCGAGATTGCGCCGGCCGAGATCAGCATCCACGGCGCCAAGGCCTACCAGAACGAAATCCTGCTCGATGGCGTATCGATTTCCAATGATATCGACCCGGGCAACAAGATCACTACCACCAGTCCCGACCTGATACCGGGTTCGGCGCAATCGCTGGCAGTCGATGCCAGCATCCTGTGCGATATCGAGGTGCTCGATTCGAACGTCTCGGCCGAATATGGCCGCTTCGTCGGCGGTGTGATCAAGTCGCGCGTGTGTGCGGCACGCAAACAATTCGGCGGCAAGGTCGCCATCGGCTATACCTCGTCGAGCTGGAGCAAGCTGCTGATCGATCCGGCGCGCGAACAGGAATTCGAAGAGTCGTCGAACGCCGACCTGCAACCGCGTTTCAAAAAATGGACCTATAAAACCACGGCGGAAGCCCGGTTCGGCGATGCCTGGGGGGTGTTGGTGAGCGGTGTGCGCCGCACTTCCGAAATTCCGCTCAACCGCTTCACCACCAGCAACGAAGGCACCACCGTCAGCCGCGAAGTGACGCAAAAGCGCGAGCAGGATACGCTGGTGGTCAAGGCCGACTACACGCCCGCGACCGGTATTCACAAGGGTGAAATGACGCTCGCTTATGCGCCGTCGAACAACAGCTATTTCATCGAAAACTACCGCGACAGCGACTACACCATCAAATCGGGCGGCCTCAATCTGAGCGGACGGATCGAATCGCGCTACGACCTGGCGACTGTGACCAACCAGCTGTCCTGGTCGCGTAACAAGCAATCGCGCCGGGGCGAAGCGGACACCTATATGAACTGGCGCTGGTCGGCCGACAAGAACTGGGGCGATCCGACCCTCGGCGTCAACCCGATGAGCGGCGAGGGCGCACAAGGCGATGTGGACCAGGAAATCAAGACCGCCGAATACAAGCTGCGCGCCGCCTTCACGCCTTTCAACACCGGACCGGTCAGGCACCGCGTGGCCAGCGGCCTGGAGCTGCGCAACCAGGAAGGCACGTATGCGCGCCTGAAAACCCAGTATAACTATTCCACCGTCTCGAGCCTGCCGGCCACCGGCATCATGGCGCGCTGCCTGGGCACCGATGGCATCACGGATACCGTGGCGTGCTCCGCCGCGCCCAGCCGGCAAGGCGTGGGACAGTACTTCCGCACCGAGATTGTCTATAACGTCGGCGCCATCGACGTCAAAGCCCATTCGTCTTCCGCCTATCTCGAAGACGAAGCCACGTGGGGCGATTTTTCGCTGCGGGCCGGCATGCGCGGCGACCGTGATTCGCTGATCGGCAAGACCAATATTGCACCGCGCGTCAAACTGGGCTGGCAGGCCAGCGACGTGCTGGCGCTGGACCTGGGCGCCAACCGTTATTATGGCCGTAACCTGTTTGCTTTTGCCATGCAGGAAAAGGTTAATGCGCTCAAGACCCAGCGCACCCGCAGTTCCTCGTCGCTGGTCTGGGGCGCTCCGACCACCACCAAACCGTCGAACCGCCTCGAGGACATGGACTCGCCCTACGACGATGAACTGACCGCCGGCCTGACCTACGAGTCGGACCTGCTGGCCGGGCCGCTGAGCGTGCGCTATACCCACCGCGACGGCAACGACCAGATCGTGCGGGTGTCGAGAACCAACCAGTCCGACTGCGCCAACAACAGCTGCTTCATCTTCACCAACAACGGCCAGAGCACCACCAGGGATATCACGGTCAGCTGGTCGAACGCGCGCGCATTCAAGATACTCAAGAGCGCCAACCGGTTCTGGGTAGCGGTCAACAAGAGCGATACCAAGGCCAACTACTCAACCTATGCGGCCAGCTACAGCACCGCCATGCTCAACGACGCACTGGTGATGTATGACGGCACCGTGATGCGCTATTCGGATATTCCCGCGGCCAACTACAACCGCCCGTGGACCGCCCGCCTGGGCGCCATGACCACCTTGCCGGCGCAGCACCTGACCATCAACAATATGCTGCGCGTGCGCGGCGGTTTCGAGCAGATCCTGCAACGCGGTTCGGCGGTGGTCGATGGCGTGAGCCTGGTCAATTTCGAGCGCACCAATATGCCGCGCTCGGTGGCGCTGGATACCGTGATCCGCTGGACGCCGCGCATCTACAAGCGGCAGGAACTCGAAGTGAAACTGACCATCGAAAATATTACCAACCACAAGAACATGATCGCGGTAAACGATACCTATGCGAGCTACGAACGCGGCCGCACCATCGCACTGGAGATCGGCTATGACTTCTAA
- a CDS encoding M16 family metallopeptidase, with protein sequence MTSKFKLIAVVGLWFTMSAATAAEAFRWDERVQRGQLDNGFTYYIVDGKTMGSTVSLQLVVRAGSLDERDDQSGVAHMVEHMVFKASAAHPEGVGNYMESQGWRIGKHYNAQTNFERTLYQLMADKKPDTIAAGVGALAQIAGGAQIPADALERERQVILEEWRGKLGVRERMDRQRRAMLREGSLYPQRPTIGTEASIRTQPAESLRKFYQDWYRPGNMALVVVGDVDAKTLRAQIAAAFNGLKPAALPARNAADPVLRDQLQILRLQDSESGTSQVGFVNRFAVDKRQDDEGLRARLVDRVAERSLRALVRQAADSLPAGVSSLTSSKGELGEATASLGFASSVAVGSHQAGLRQILVMRERVRRDGLREDDIRSEIAEIRRLNAKGPQQQAARDFQGWQQMLVGAVQAERVLQDPQQKQAQIGRIADAITPAEVNARVRQWIHAPDRAVFMLAPGLSSLTLPTAAEVLAMQKALAAEPLPALVKVNKEAPAALPAVVLPEIESSGAVVRQDDLGEGVQRWTLDNGDSVVWRYTPNDTVMRFAAQSGAGYRLPGAPGWQWQLAAQLGNAADLEGQERGEMARWSAGNKVRLSQQQTETQLAYTAQVPAAQLDDLFLLYAAGQAQSEISQAALSDASEQLARVSARRPDSAGDRASREMSRLRYGERLPADAMPDVAAVQELDSQAGLQLVRRQWRQLTALPVTYFVSGPADAATVRAAVERHLAGIARQAPGAAAVAPTASSAVGVTGAGTGTADGTATPAFAASALQQAAGYRESRLAIGIEPQGSVRAHGSQPLAWSPERAMRTAIVSRIVYRQLRTELREKEAGIYRLNYKLSLEPQGRLTSELSFTAAPERLDALWASARAVLENLPTRIDTAMLDEEIQQMRSDEGKRKTDATAQFNRLQLSYARYGDARYLKESGQLAAGLTPGSVRALAQEFRLAGDLVVVTVLPKDAAPQ encoded by the coding sequence ATGACTTCTAAATTCAAACTGATTGCCGTCGTCGGCCTGTGGTTCACCATGTCGGCTGCTACGGCGGCCGAAGCCTTCCGCTGGGACGAGCGCGTGCAGCGCGGCCAGCTCGATAATGGTTTTACCTATTACATCGTCGATGGCAAAACCATGGGCAGCACGGTTTCGCTGCAACTGGTGGTACGCGCCGGTTCGCTCGACGAGCGCGACGACCAGTCCGGCGTGGCGCACATGGTCGAGCACATGGTGTTCAAGGCGTCTGCCGCCCACCCCGAGGGCGTGGGCAACTACATGGAAAGCCAGGGCTGGCGCATCGGCAAGCACTACAACGCGCAAACCAATTTCGAGCGCACCTTGTACCAGCTGATGGCCGATAAAAAGCCTGACACGATCGCAGCCGGCGTGGGTGCGCTTGCGCAAATCGCCGGCGGCGCGCAAATCCCGGCCGATGCGCTCGAGCGCGAACGCCAGGTAATCCTGGAAGAGTGGCGTGGCAAGCTCGGTGTGCGCGAGCGCATGGACCGTCAGCGCCGCGCCATGCTGCGCGAAGGTTCGCTGTATCCGCAGCGGCCCACCATCGGTACCGAAGCGAGCATCCGCACGCAGCCGGCCGAATCGCTGCGCAAGTTTTACCAGGACTGGTACCGGCCCGGCAATATGGCGCTGGTGGTCGTGGGCGACGTCGATGCCAAGACCCTGCGTGCGCAAATTGCAGCCGCCTTCAATGGCTTGAAGCCGGCCGCGCTGCCCGCACGCAATGCCGCCGATCCGGTGTTGCGCGACCAGCTGCAAATCCTGCGCCTGCAGGATTCGGAAAGCGGCACCAGCCAGGTGGGCTTCGTCAACCGCTTTGCCGTGGACAAGCGCCAGGACGACGAAGGCTTGCGTGCTCGGCTGGTGGACCGCGTGGCCGAACGCAGCCTGCGCGCGCTGGTGCGCCAGGCCGCCGACAGCCTGCCGGCGGGCGTGTCGTCGCTTACCAGCAGCAAGGGCGAGCTGGGCGAAGCCACGGCGTCGCTGGGCTTTGCGTCCAGCGTTGCCGTTGGCAGCCACCAGGCGGGACTGCGCCAGATCCTCGTGATGCGCGAGCGCGTGCGCCGCGATGGCCTGCGCGAAGATGATATTCGCAGCGAGATCGCCGAGATCCGCCGCCTCAACGCCAAGGGTCCGCAGCAGCAGGCCGCGCGCGATTTCCAGGGCTGGCAGCAAATGCTGGTCGGCGCGGTGCAGGCCGAGCGCGTGCTGCAAGACCCGCAGCAAAAGCAGGCGCAGATCGGCCGCATCGCCGACGCCATCACGCCGGCGGAAGTAAACGCGCGCGTGCGCCAGTGGATCCATGCCCCCGACCGCGCCGTGTTCATGCTGGCGCCGGGTCTGAGTTCGCTCACCTTGCCGACCGCCGCAGAAGTACTGGCGATGCAGAAGGCGCTGGCTGCGGAACCGTTGCCGGCGCTGGTGAAGGTGAACAAGGAGGCGCCGGCCGCCTTGCCGGCAGTGGTGCTGCCCGAGATCGAATCGTCGGGCGCCGTGGTGCGCCAGGACGACCTGGGCGAGGGCGTGCAGCGCTGGACCCTGGACAATGGCGACTCGGTGGTGTGGCGTTACACGCCGAACGACACGGTGATGCGCTTTGCTGCCCAGTCGGGCGCCGGCTATCGCTTGCCGGGTGCGCCCGGCTGGCAATGGCAGCTGGCTGCGCAACTGGGCAACGCCGCCGACCTCGAAGGCCAGGAGCGTGGCGAGATGGCGCGCTGGAGCGCGGGCAACAAGGTGAGGCTGTCGCAACAGCAGACCGAAACCCAGCTGGCCTACACGGCGCAAGTGCCGGCGGCGCAGCTGGACGACTTGTTCCTGCTGTACGCGGCCGGCCAGGCACAGTCCGAGATATCGCAGGCCGCCCTGAGCGACGCCAGCGAACAACTGGCGCGCGTGAGCGCACGCCGCCCCGACAGCGCCGGCGACCGTGCCAGCCGCGAGATGAGCCGCCTGCGCTATGGCGAACGGCTGCCGGCCGACGCCATGCCGGACGTGGCGGCCGTGCAGGAACTCGACAGCCAGGCAGGGTTGCAGCTGGTGCGCCGCCAGTGGCGGCAACTGACGGCGCTGCCGGTCACGTATTTCGTCAGCGGTCCGGCCGATGCCGCCACCGTGAGGGCAGCGGTGGAGCGCCACCTGGCCGGCATTGCGCGCCAGGCGCCTGGCGCCGCTGCTGTCGCGCCCACGGCATCCAGCGCAGTCGGCGTCACCGGCGCCGGCACCGGTACTGCCGATGGCACCGCAACGCCTGCGTTTGCAGCCAGCGCGCTGCAGCAGGCAGCTGGCTACCGCGAAAGCCGGCTGGCGATCGGCATCGAGCCGCAGGGCAGCGTGCGCGCCCACGGCAGCCAGCCGTTGGCGTGGTCGCCGGAGCGGGCCATGCGCACGGCCATTGTTTCGCGCATCGTATATCGCCAGCTGCGCACCGAGCTGCGCGAAAAAGAGGCGGGCATCTATCGCCTGAACTACAAGCTGAGCCTGGAGCCGCAGGGCCGCCTCACCAGCGAACTGTCGTTCACCGCCGCGCCGGAACGGCTCGATGCGCTGTGGGCGTCCGCCCGGGCCGTGCTGGAAAACCTGCCGACACGGATCGACACCGCCATGCTGGACGAAGAAATCCAGCAAATGCGCAGCGACGAAGGCAAGCGCAAGACCGACGCCACGGCCCAGTTCAACCGCCTGCAACTGAGCTATGCGCGCTACGGCGACGCGCGGTACTTGAAGGAGAGCGGGCAACTGGCGGCGGGCCTCACACCCGGCAGCGTGCGCGCGCTGGCGCAGGAGTTCAGGCTGGCGGGCGACCTGGTGGTGGTGACGGTGCTGCCGAAGGACGCTGCGCCGCAATAG
- a CDS encoding hypervirulence associated TUDOR domain-containing protein, with amino-acid sequence MKHTLKVGDKVTWESSQGTVHGTIKKKLTAPTDLKGHHVAASAEYPEYLVVSDKTGAEAAHKAEALKKA; translated from the coding sequence ATGAAACATACATTAAAAGTCGGCGACAAGGTGACGTGGGAATCGTCGCAGGGCACGGTGCACGGCACCATCAAGAAGAAGTTGACGGCGCCGACCGACCTCAAGGGCCACCACGTGGCCGCGTCGGCCGAGTATCCCGAGTATCTGGTCGTCAGCGACAAGACCGGCGCTGAGGCGGCGCACAAGGCCGAGGCCTTGAAAAAGGCTTGA
- a CDS encoding alpha/beta fold hydrolase encodes MLKKSLLMFLLALTSAVCLAQETAMDVLLMPDIGGIKQAIEIKTDDASKPVLLFLSGGPGSSMMNNAARYTTVLKTRFTIVQWDQRDAGKTLKLNPSPNPPTLAQMTDDTRQVVEFVRKTLRQEKIYLLGSSWGNVLGFDMVKNHPDWLHAYFAVNPVVSQMDSENELLQTLKAQLKDNADASDELAKVNPPFNTAQDMFYLRKWLFYKEGKTFVFDPEFKAFFGEWSKTWSSVWTDVMRIDLRKSLATVQCPVYFFVGKNDIQTSTGVAIEYFEKLHAPRKQLFLFENSGHQIHQEEAEKFQQMIIGILDANSARQP; translated from the coding sequence GTGCTCAAAAAATCTCTGTTGATGTTTTTACTGGCGCTGACCAGCGCCGTATGTTTGGCGCAAGAAACGGCAATGGACGTGCTGCTCATGCCCGACATTGGCGGCATCAAGCAGGCGATCGAAATCAAAACGGACGATGCCAGCAAGCCGGTGTTGCTATTTTTGTCTGGCGGCCCCGGCAGCTCCATGATGAATAATGCCGCCCGGTACACCACCGTGTTAAAAACCAGGTTTACCATCGTCCAGTGGGACCAGCGCGACGCCGGAAAAACCTTGAAACTGAACCCGTCGCCGAATCCGCCAACCCTGGCCCAGATGACCGATGACACGCGCCAGGTCGTCGAGTTTGTCAGGAAGACCCTGCGCCAGGAGAAAATATACTTGTTGGGCAGTTCGTGGGGCAACGTGCTTGGCTTCGACATGGTGAAAAACCATCCCGACTGGCTGCACGCCTACTTTGCCGTCAATCCCGTGGTCAGCCAGATGGACAGCGAAAATGAACTGCTGCAAACGCTGAAGGCCCAACTCAAGGACAATGCCGACGCCAGCGACGAACTGGCCAAGGTGAATCCTCCTTTCAACACTGCACAGGATATGTTCTACCTCCGCAAATGGCTGTTCTACAAGGAGGGTAAAACATTCGTGTTCGATCCTGAATTCAAGGCCTTTTTCGGCGAGTGGTCGAAGACCTGGTCCTCGGTATGGACCGACGTGATGCGCATCGACCTGCGCAAGAGCTTAGCAACGGTTCAGTGCCCGGTTTATTTCTTCGTCGGCAAGAACGATATCCAGACTTCCACCGGCGTGGCTATCGAATATTTTGAAAAACTCCACGCTCCACGCAAGCAGCTATTCCTGTTCGAGAATTCCGGCCATCAAATACACCAGGAAGAAGCAGAGAAATTCCAGCAGATGATCATCGGCATCCTGGACGCCAACAGCGCCCGGCAACCGTAA
- a CDS encoding DUF2256 domain-containing protein translates to MAKMRKKSELPTKLCAHCQLPFTWRKKWERDWEQVKYCSERCRRAGAPAAGVGHG, encoded by the coding sequence ATGGCGAAAATGCGCAAAAAATCCGAGCTGCCGACCAAGCTGTGTGCGCATTGCCAGTTGCCTTTTACGTGGCGCAAGAAGTGGGAGCGTGATTGGGAGCAGGTGAAGTATTGTTCGGAGCGGTGTCGGCGGGCGGGTGCACCTGCCGCAGGTGTTGGCCATGGCTAA
- a CDS encoding sugar porter family MFS transporter: protein MPSHSEPPAKAAPPDTKESRFVFKVAIAATMGALAFGYDTGVISGALPFMSAPLEQGGLGLTPVTDGIVTSALVFGAAIGSLMAGTLSDKYGRRTTLMGLSLVFLIGVLGTTFAPSVAIMVAMRFVLGLAVGGASSTVPVFIAEMAGPSRRARLVSQNELMIVSGQLIAYILNAALAHFYGSPDVWRYMLAIAAVPAVLLGLGMLMVPASPRWLASKNRMDDARAVLEQIRSSDKQIERELDEMVKLNEIDRDQAGWSAVLGTPWIRKLLWIGIGLGFVAQFTGVNAFMYFTPIILKSTGLGTNAALTATIGNGVVALIATFIGIWLIGKHGRRPMLMTGLGFVIATQAALGAVLLLMPEGLLKSYAALACILCFLLFMQMLISPVYWLLMSELFPMHVRGVLTGTAVACQWVFNGLVALLFPIAMAHFGSATFFVFAGINVLSLIFVTTCLPETKGKSLEGLETFLEKELGKSN from the coding sequence ATGCCCTCCCACTCAGAACCGCCCGCCAAGGCGGCCCCGCCCGACACCAAGGAAAGCCGCTTTGTCTTCAAGGTAGCCATCGCCGCTACCATGGGCGCGCTGGCGTTCGGTTACGACACCGGCGTGATCTCGGGCGCGTTGCCCTTCATGAGCGCGCCGCTCGAACAGGGCGGCCTGGGCCTCACCCCGGTCACTGACGGCATCGTCACGTCTGCCCTGGTGTTTGGCGCCGCCATCGGTTCGCTGATGGCCGGTACGCTGTCGGATAAATATGGCCGCCGTACCACCCTGATGGGCTTGTCTCTGGTGTTCCTGATCGGCGTGCTGGGCACCACGTTTGCCCCTTCGGTCGCGATCATGGTGGCCATGCGCTTCGTGCTGGGCCTGGCCGTCGGCGGCGCGTCGTCCACGGTTCCGGTGTTTATTGCCGAGATGGCGGGACCCAGCCGGCGCGCCCGGCTGGTCAGCCAAAACGAACTGATGATCGTCAGCGGGCAATTGATCGCATACATCCTCAACGCGGCGCTGGCGCATTTTTACGGCTCGCCCGACGTCTGGCGCTACATGCTGGCGATTGCGGCAGTGCCGGCCGTCCTGCTGGGGCTGGGCATGTTGATGGTGCCAGCCTCGCCGCGCTGGCTGGCCAGCAAGAACCGCATGGACGACGCCCGCGCCGTGTTGGAACAGATACGCTCGAGCGACAAGCAGATCGAGCGCGAACTCGACGAGATGGTCAAGCTCAACGAAATCGACCGCGACCAGGCCGGCTGGTCGGCCGTGCTGGGCACGCCGTGGATCCGCAAACTGCTGTGGATAGGTATCGGCCTCGGCTTCGTGGCCCAGTTCACCGGCGTTAACGCTTTCATGTACTTCACGCCGATCATCTTGAAGTCAACTGGTCTCGGCACCAACGCGGCGCTGACCGCCACCATCGGCAACGGCGTGGTCGCACTGATCGCCACCTTCATCGGCATCTGGCTGATCGGCAAGCACGGACGCCGGCCGATGCTGATGACGGGCCTGGGCTTCGTGATTGCCACCCAGGCCGCGCTCGGTGCGGTGCTGCTGTTGATGCCCGAGGGACTGCTCAAAAGCTACGCCGCCCTGGCCTGCATCCTGTGCTTCCTGCTGTTCATGCAGATGCTCATTTCGCCCGTGTACTGGCTGCTGATGTCGGAGCTGTTCCCGATGCACGTGCGCGGCGTGCTGACCGGCACCGCCGTGGCGTGCCAGTGGGTATTCAACGGCCTGGTTGCGCTGCTGTTCCCGATTGCCATGGCGCACTTCGGCAGTGCCACATTCTTCGTGTTTGCCGGCATCAATGTGCTATCGCTAATTTTTGTCACGACCTGTCTGCCGGAAACCAAGGGAAAGTCGCTGGAAGGCCTGGAAACCTTCCTGGAGAAGGAGCTCGGCAAGAGCAACTGA
- a CDS encoding ParA family protein, which produces MKRVIFNQKGGVGKSTIAVNLAAIAASQGKRTLLIDIDPQCNSSRYVLGAAAHAATPTLKDYFEQVLSFSQFAQPAGHYVHPTPFENLSIIVAHPELGDLQSKLESRNKIYKLRDLLRELGKEYDDIFIDTPPAYNFFSQAALIGADSCLIPFDCDDFSRQALYTLINNIKEIKADHNADLAIEGIVVNQFQPRASLPRRMVEQLTEEGLPVFENKLSSSVRIRESHERNLPMIHLDRNHKLSQEYLALYGELTDS; this is translated from the coding sequence ATGAAACGGGTGATCTTCAATCAAAAAGGTGGCGTCGGTAAATCCACCATCGCGGTAAACCTGGCAGCGATCGCTGCCAGCCAGGGCAAGCGCACTCTTCTGATCGACATCGACCCGCAATGCAATTCCAGCCGCTACGTGCTGGGCGCGGCGGCGCACGCGGCCACGCCGACTTTGAAAGATTATTTCGAGCAGGTGCTCAGCTTCAGCCAGTTTGCCCAGCCGGCCGGCCACTATGTCCATCCGACACCGTTCGAGAACCTGTCCATCATCGTCGCGCACCCGGAGCTGGGCGACCTGCAGTCGAAGCTCGAATCGCGCAACAAGATCTACAAGCTGCGCGACTTGCTGCGCGAGCTGGGCAAGGAATACGATGACATTTTTATCGACACCCCGCCCGCCTATAATTTCTTCAGCCAGGCCGCCCTGATTGGTGCGGACAGTTGCCTGATTCCGTTCGATTGCGACGATTTTTCACGCCAGGCCCTCTACACCCTGATTAACAACATCAAGGAGATCAAGGCCGACCACAACGCCGACCTGGCCATCGAAGGCATCGTCGTCAACCAGTTCCAGCCGCGCGCCAGCCTGCCGCGCCGCATGGTCGAGCAGCTCACGGAAGAAGGCTTGCCGGTATTCGAGAACAAGCTGTCGAGTTCGGTCCGCATCCGCGAATCGCACGAGCGCAACCTGCCGATGATCCACCTTGACCGCAATCACAAGCTGAGCCAGGAATACCTGGCGCTGTACGGCGAACTGACAGATTCCTGA